The Yamadazyma tenuis chromosome 2, complete sequence sequence GTGAGGTCGAAATCTCTGCTGACTTCCACCTGTTGTTTTTGGGCTAGGAATTCAGGGTTGGTGCCTTGTTGGAGGGTGGCAAGGGTAGTTTGAAGGTTATGAAGCAGCACCCGGTAGAAGCTGTCGCGGTCCACCATGAGCGTGGAGTCAAGTTTCGAGAGCCGCAGCACGATCTGGTGCCGGCGTTTATCCTTCTTGCTGATGGTGTCCATGATGGTAGGTGGTTTTAATCGCGGATTTCTTTCATTGCAAAAGTGCGCGCGGGAAATCAGAATTTGACTCACTATGACCGTTGATTCTACTAGCTACGAAAGCGTCAAACATTTGCCATTCGCCGGTAACCAGTTCCCGGCTGTGGTGACTGAACCCATTATGTTTAACCTTGCTAAAAATGGCCAGCCAGTAACACTTTTATGTATTAACGATGCATCCCAAGTGCCTCCGCTGTTAATGAGGGTACTTTACCGGGAATTTAAGTacattgtggatgaaggATTAACGTACCCCCACCACGTGACCATGGACTATCAGGGGTTCCAGGAGTATTGGTTCCACCACTTTGTGGGGGTCTTGGTGGAGGGCCACTACGCATCGGTGCAAGAGTTGCCAATAGAGGAACTGGAGCAGTTCTGGGATGAACGGTATTTGGGTGACTTCTACGTCAAACCCAACTATATCGGCCGGTGCTCACATGTGTGCAATGCTGGTTTTAAGACGCACCATGGTAAGAGAGGGCTTGGGTTGGGTAAGGAATTGGGGCGCAAATACTTGGAGGTAGCACCGCAGTTGGGGTATAAATATTCGGTGTTTAATTTAGTGTTTGAGACCAATAAAGCGAGTTTGAAGATCTGGGACGACTTGGGGTTCGAGCGGATTGGGTATGTGAAGAATGCGGCGGTGTTGAAGGGACACGATGGGTTTGTGGGGGCGGTGATGTTTGGAAAGGATCTTTAGGCAGACTAGAAGACAACCTAGACACACTTAGAGGCCACTACACATAGCCTGGTACACGTAGCCTGGCAAATATAGACACTGAACATAGATACTGAACATAGACGCTGAAGACACCGAAGACACGGAACATCATGTAGGCCGTAGAAAGGATATAATGTTTTCATTCTGTACAATACT is a genomic window containing:
- a CDS encoding uncharacterized protein (EggNog:ENOG503NUXP; COG:K), whose translation is MTVDSTSYESVKHLPFAGNQFPAVVTEPIMFNLAKNGQPVTLLCINDASQVPPSLMRVLYREFKYIVDEGLTYPHHVTMDYQGFQEYWFHHFVGVLVEGHYASVQELPIEESEQFWDERYLGDFYVKPNYIGRCSHVCNAGFKTHHGKRGLGLGKELGRKYLEVAPQLGYKYSVFNLVFETNKASLKIWDDLGFERIGYVKNAAVLKGHDGFVGAVMFGKDL